The following is a genomic window from Geobacillus subterraneus.
CGGTTTGACATGGATGCGGGTTGGGCTGTTGAACGTGCCGCCGCGCAGTTTGCTGATTGGCGAGCCGGGCACGTTAATATGACGTTCCTGCACATGGTACATAAACGCGACCCCACGCGGCAAGCGATGGCTGACGACCGCCCGGGCAACGACCACCCCGTTGCGGTTGTACATTTCGATCCAGTCGTTGTCAGCAATGCCGGCTTCTGCGGCATCTTCTTTGTTCATCCAGACATGTGGACCGCCGCGGAACATCGTCAGCATCGGCAGGGTATCTCCGTATGTGCTGTGGTATGACCACTTAAAGTGTGGCGTCAAATAACGAAGAGTGAGTTCTTTGCCGCTGACTTCCGGACGCCGGTCATGGCCGTAAAAAGCAAGCTTTCTGAGCGGCGCTTTAAACGTCGGCAATTCTTCTCCAAACTCAAACATAAGCTCATGATCCAAGTAAAAATGCTGCCTTCCTGTCAACGTCCGCCAAGGAATCAACCGTTCGACGTTCGTCGTAAACGGAGAGTAGCGACGGTTTCCGGTTTCGCTTCCGCTAAAGACAGGAGTGGTCAACACTTGCCGCGGTTGGGCAGTGATCGCCTGAAAGGTAATATGTTCCTCAGCCCGCTCAATGACTAAATCTTTTAACGGCTGCATCGTCTTTTTCTCCATTTCTCCCCATGCCTTGAGCGCTAAGGAACCGTTCGTTGTACTTGAAAGCGCCAAAATAGCTTCGGCAGCATCCCGGTCTGTCAACAAACTCGGACAATCTTTATACGGACCTTCCAACGCCGAAGAGCCGAGCGTATCAAGTAGCCATTTGTATTCTTCCCTGGCGTCCCAGCTGAGCCCTTTCGCCCCGATTTGTTCACGAACCATCGGACCAAGCGCCACAAACTTGTTGTATACTTCCTTATAATCCCGCTCTACAATATGCAAGCGCGGGAAATTCACCCCCGGAACCGGCTCTGCCGCTCCTTCTTTCCAATCGTTTACGACCCCAAACGGCTGTGCGATCTCATCGCGCGTATCATGCAACAGCGGGGTAGCGACAACATCTGACACCGGCTTAGAAAAATAGCGGACAGCCAGCTCAGAAAATGTTTTGGCTAATCCTTTAAAAAAGTCCCAATCCGATTTTGCTTCCCACGGTGGGGCAATGGCGGGATTGAACGGATGGACAAACGGGTGCATGTCCGTGCTGCTGACATCATACTTCTCATACCATGTCGCGGCCGGGAGAACGATGTCCGAATACAGTCCGGTTCCGGCCATGCGGAAATCGATATTGACCATTAAATCCAGTTTGCCTTCCGGCGCGTTCTCATCCCAAACGATCTCACTCGTTTTCAAGTCATCATTTTGTTCGCTGAAATTCGCATGATGGGTGCCGAGCAAATGTTTTAAAAAGTATTCATGCCCTTTTGCCGAACTGCCGATGAGATTTGCGCGCCAGACAAACATCACGCGCGGAAAATTAATCGGATCGGACGGGTTTTCAATGGCAAATTTAATGTTTCCTTTTTTGATTTGCTGAACGACATATTGAACCGCTTCCTCGTTCGTCTTTGCGTTCGCCTGTTCCACTAGCGCAATGCTGTTGGCGTTAAACTGCGGATAAAACGGAAGCCAGCCTAGCCGGGCGGCCAAATAATTGTAATCGCCGCCATGTTGGTAGCGCGGCTTGTCAACGAGCGGGGAGACGTGTTCATCCATGCTTTGATCTTCATATTTCCACTGTTCGGTGACAAAGTAGAAAAACGACGTCCCGTTTTGCAGCCGCGGCGGTCCTCCCCAGTCACGGGCCATGGCGATCGTCTGCCAGCCCTCAAGCGGGCGCACTTTTTCTTGACCGACATAATGCGCCCAGCCGCCGCCGTTAACTCCTTGTGATCCGGTCAACAAGACAAGGTTTAAAATTGCCCGGTAGATGGTATCGGAATGATACCAATGGTTAATGCCCGATCCCATGACGATCATGGAGCGTCCTTTGGAATCGAGGGCATTTTGGGCAAACTCGCGGGCAATTTGCGCCGCCGTCTTTCGATCAATGCCAGTGATCGCCTCCTGCCATGCCGGCGTGTATGGCTTCATGTCATCGTAATCGGCCGGATAATCACCAGGCAGCCCGCGGTTGACGCCCATTTTGGCAAGCAACAAGTCAAATACTGTCGTGACATACACCGTCTCCCCGTTTTGCTTAATGGCCTTGACCGGCACTCCGCGTTCGAACACCGTCTTATTTCCTGCCTCAAAGTGCGGAAACTGCACGACGACGACATCATCTTGCTGGCCAAGGAACGTCAAAGCCGGGCGGATTCCGATTCGTTTATTGTCCATATCGTTCAGCTGCAAATTCCAATTCCCGCTGTTCTCCCAACGATGGCCAATCGTCCCGTTCGGCACGGCAAACGTCTTTGATTGCTCATCCCAAACAATCGTTTTCCATTCCGCATACTGAAGCGGCATGCCAAGGTCGCTCGCCCGCAAAAAGCGGCCGGCGGTATAACGATCCCCCTGTTTGTTCAGCATGACTAAAAAGGGCAAATCGGTGTATGTTTTAACATAATCAGAAAAATAATCAGCGGATTGATCGACATAAAACTCTTTTAAAATGACGTGGGTCATCGCCATTGCCAACGCTCCGTCCATTCCCGGCTGCACCGGCAGCCAGTTGTCGGCAAACTTCACAAATTCAGCATAGTCAGGGCTAATAGCGACGACTTTTGTCCCCCGGTAGCGCACCTCAACGTAAAAATGGGCATCCGGGGTGCGCGTTTGCGGCAAGTTCGATCCCCAGACAATCATGTAGCTTGAGTTAAACCAGTCTGAACTTTCCGGGACGTCTGTCTGTTCCCCCCATATTTGCGGAGAAGCCGGCGGCAAATCGGCATACCAGTCATAAAAGCTGAGCAAGGCGCCGCCGATCAAATTCAAAAACCGCGCCCCGGCCGCATAGCTGACCATCGACATCGCCGGAATTGGTGAAAACCCAAAAATGCGATCCGGCCCGTACGTTTGAATCGTATACATCAGTGACGCGGCGATCATCGTATAAACGTCATCCCATTTCGCCCGCACGAACCCGCCTTTTCCACGGGCGCGTTTATACCGTTTCGCTTTTCCCGGATCTTCGACAATCGACTTCCACGCGGCTACGGGATCACCTTCTTGTTGCAGCGCTTCTTTCCAAAGCCGCAACAGCACCCCGCGCACATACGGATAGCGGACGCGAAGCGGGCTGTATGTATACCAGGAAAAACTCGCTCCCCTCGGACAGCCGCGCGGCTCATACTCCGGCATATCGGGGCCTGTTGTCGGGTAGTCGGTTTGCTGCGTCTCCCATGCGATTATGCCGTCTTTCACATGCACTTTCCAGCTGCACGAACCTGTGCAATTGACCCCATGGGTTGTACGAACCACTTTATCATGTTGCCAGCGGCGGCGGTATGTTTTCTCTACGTCCCGCCCGTATGGCGACAACTCGGCGTGGCCGGCGATTTTTCCCGACCGACCGAAATACTTCAGTTTGCGCAAAAGCGGGGCAGGTTTTTCGTTCATTTTGGTTTATCTCTCCTTTCTTTCCCTTGAACTAAAAGAGCAATGCCTCTTCATCAGCGCTATGGATGCGGTTAATGTGAAGCAATGCGTGAAAGCGGGTCAACACCTCGCGGTCAATCTGTTCTGACAACCGCTGCCTAATTTCAGCAATTAACGTTCTCATCATGTCATGGTCACGTTTGAGCTGCGCGATCGTTTCGGACAACTCCTTTCTCTCCTCTGCTTTTTCGCGGTAAAAGCCTTCTTCTTCTGCTTCCGCATGAGCAATGATCCGTGTTTCCCAGTGCTCTACAAGGGCATCCGCCACTTCAGCGGCATGCTCACAACGCCCATCGGTATACAATGTTTCCAACAGTTCAGTCAGGCGCTTCGCTTCGGCAAAGGCGCCATGATGAATAGAACGATGCGCTTCCAATTTTCTTAGTGACGGTCCGCTCATTTCATCATCTCACTTCCCTATTTGTACCGATTTCCTCTATTCACCTACAATTTCCAAACAACGAACAAATTATGCAGAAACGAAAAAAGATATTCCTTATATTTCTATGTGACGATATTCACATACATTGCGCATATTAGTTGTTTAAAA
Proteins encoded in this region:
- a CDS encoding nitrate reductase subunit alpha, which gives rise to MNEKPAPLLRKLKYFGRSGKIAGHAELSPYGRDVEKTYRRRWQHDKVVRTTHGVNCTGSCSWKVHVKDGIIAWETQQTDYPTTGPDMPEYEPRGCPRGASFSWYTYSPLRVRYPYVRGVLLRLWKEALQQEGDPVAAWKSIVEDPGKAKRYKRARGKGGFVRAKWDDVYTMIAASLMYTIQTYGPDRIFGFSPIPAMSMVSYAAGARFLNLIGGALLSFYDWYADLPPASPQIWGEQTDVPESSDWFNSSYMIVWGSNLPQTRTPDAHFYVEVRYRGTKVVAISPDYAEFVKFADNWLPVQPGMDGALAMAMTHVILKEFYVDQSADYFSDYVKTYTDLPFLVMLNKQGDRYTAGRFLRASDLGMPLQYAEWKTIVWDEQSKTFAVPNGTIGHRWENSGNWNLQLNDMDNKRIGIRPALTFLGQQDDVVVVQFPHFEAGNKTVFERGVPVKAIKQNGETVYVTTVFDLLLAKMGVNRGLPGDYPADYDDMKPYTPAWQEAITGIDRKTAAQIAREFAQNALDSKGRSMIVMGSGINHWYHSDTIYRAILNLVLLTGSQGVNGGGWAHYVGQEKVRPLEGWQTIAMARDWGGPPRLQNGTSFFYFVTEQWKYEDQSMDEHVSPLVDKPRYQHGGDYNYLAARLGWLPFYPQFNANSIALVEQANAKTNEEAVQYVVQQIKKGNIKFAIENPSDPINFPRVMFVWRANLIGSSAKGHEYFLKHLLGTHHANFSEQNDDLKTSEIVWDENAPEGKLDLMVNIDFRMAGTGLYSDIVLPAATWYEKYDVSSTDMHPFVHPFNPAIAPPWEAKSDWDFFKGLAKTFSELAVRYFSKPVSDVVATPLLHDTRDEIAQPFGVVNDWKEGAAEPVPGVNFPRLHIVERDYKEVYNKFVALGPMVREQIGAKGLSWDAREEYKWLLDTLGSSALEGPYKDCPSLLTDRDAAEAILALSSTTNGSLALKAWGEMEKKTMQPLKDLVIERAEEHITFQAITAQPRQVLTTPVFSGSETGNRRYSPFTTNVERLIPWRTLTGRQHFYLDHELMFEFGEELPTFKAPLRKLAFYGHDRRPEVSGKELTLRYLTPHFKWSYHSTYGDTLPMLTMFRGGPHVWMNKEDAAEAGIADNDWIEMYNRNGVVVARAVVSHRLPRGVAFMYHVQERHINVPGSPISKLRGGTFNSPTRIHVKPTQMIGGYAQLSYGFNYYGPTGNQRDEQVMIRKLEKREVDWLES
- a CDS encoding hemerythrin domain-containing protein — its product is MSGPSLRKLEAHRSIHHGAFAEAKRLTELLETLYTDGRCEHAAEVADALVEHWETRIIAHAEAEEEGFYREKAEERKELSETIAQLKRDHDMMRTLIAEIRQRLSEQIDREVLTRFHALLHINRIHSADEEALLF